A single region of the Penaeus chinensis breed Huanghai No. 1 chromosome 41, ASM1920278v2, whole genome shotgun sequence genome encodes:
- the LOC125047710 gene encoding tRNA (uracil(54)-C(5))-methyltransferase homolog isoform X2 produces the protein MRQALKVLKRRLTDVRAPLQQTFQGLPCPLEPVRPSPEVLAYRNKDEFGIHFGVDGNPKTVGFFVGRPTDPLMTCVPPTFLINMRDSHKQIAESFQNFIRQSSHEACHRFDTGGVWRNLVVRSTQSGEKMATVIIHPQQLGEDGIQEIMEDLRKYYFDGEGSEYELDSLYLQACQHTRCTREQAPYRLVGGQRYITETCQDLKFQISPDSFFQVNTKGAETLYNTVKEIAEVSPITTLLDICCGTGTISLVMAPHVRGTVGIEVVTGAVDDARRNAKENNVENASFLAGRAEKVLPRIISELSDCTDVVAIVNPARAGLHPDVIRGIRQCEAINKLVYISCKPEGFAMENFVKLGSTRGIASKRDKSAPFTPRYAVPVDLFPHTSHTELVILFERVYDS, from the exons ATGAGGCAAGCCCTTAAAGTCCTGAAAAGGCGTTTGACTGATGTACGAGCTCCTTTACAACAGACATTTCAGGGACTTCCTTGCCCTTTAGAACCAGTTCGTCCATCG CCAGAAGTGCTAGCATACAGGAACAAGGATGAGTTTGGAATTCATTTTGGTGTTGATGGCAACCCGAAGACAGTTGGCTTTTTTGTTGGCAGACCCACAGATCCCCTGATGACTTGTGTGCCACCAACTTTTTTGATCAATATGAGAGATAGTCATAAGCAAATTGCTGAG AGTTTCCAGAACTTCATCCGCCAGTCAAGCCACGAAGCTTGCCACAGATTTGACACTGGAGGGGTATGGAGGAACTTAGTTGTGAGGTCAACCCAGAGTGGGGAAAAGATGGCCACGGTCATCATCCATCCACAGCAGCTTGGAGAGGATGGCATACAGGAGATAATGGAAGATCTGAGGAAGTACTACTTTGATGGAGAGGGATCTGAGTACGAGCTGGATTCCTTGTATTTACAAGCTTG CCAGCACACCAGATGTACTCGTGAACAAGCTCCTTACAGACTAGTGGGAGGGCAGAGATACATCACAGAAACCTGCCAAGATTTGAAATTTCAAATATCACCTGATTCATTTTTCCAG GTAAACACAAAAGGAGCAGAAACATTATATAACACAGTGAAGGAGATAGCTGAAGTCTCTCCTATAACAACCCTTCTTGATATCTGTTGTGGAACAG GAACTATAAGTCTGGTTATGGCACCACATGTCAGAGGGACCGTGGGTATTGAGGTTGTCACTGGTGCTGTGGATGATGCGAGGAGGAACGCCAAAGAAAACAATGTGGAAAATGCTTCCTTCTTAGCAGGCAGAGCAGAAAAg GTTCTACCTAGGATTATCAGTGAACTTTCTGACTGCACAGATGTGGTTGCCATTGTGAACCCTGCTCGTGCAGGTTTAc ATCCAGATGTCATTAGAGGAATCCGACAGTGTGAAGCCATCAACAAACTAGTATACATTAGTTGCAAACCTGAAGGCTTTGCAATGGAAAACTTTGTCAAACTTGGTTCAACTCGTGGCATTGCAAGTAAAAGGGACAAATCTG
- the LOC125047710 gene encoding tRNA (uracil(54)-C(5))-methyltransferase homolog-B-like isoform X1: MSLFTTRYLPILSFTRGLRRQPASIARVGKEASKHEVVLPLSEEILQTLAKQTANQSERPPPPKAKSKTAPLKQLSVTGPLTAPITETNQHEKLAQVVTPLYQIPYHKQLNVKGQEMRQALKVLKRRLTDVRAPLQQTFQGLPCPLEPVRPSPEVLAYRNKDEFGIHFGVDGNPKTVGFFVGRPTDPLMTCVPPTFLINMRDSHKQIAESFQNFIRQSSHEACHRFDTGGVWRNLVVRSTQSGEKMATVIIHPQQLGEDGIQEIMEDLRKYYFDGEGSEYELDSLYLQACQHTRCTREQAPYRLVGGQRYITETCQDLKFQISPDSFFQVNTKGAETLYNTVKEIAEVSPITTLLDICCGTGTISLVMAPHVRGTVGIEVVTGAVDDARRNAKENNVENASFLAGRAEKVLPRIISELSDCTDVVAIVNPARAGLHPDVIRGIRQCEAINKLVYISCKPEGFAMENFVKLGSTRGIASKRDKSAPFTPRYAVPVDLFPHTSHTELVILFERVYDS; encoded by the exons AtgagtttatttaccacccgATACCTTCCAATTCTGTCTTTCACCCGAGGACTTCGGAGGCAGCCAGCGAG CATTGCAAGAGTAGGAAAGGAAGCTTCAAAGCATGAAGTTGTTCTTCCACTGTCAGAAGAAATATTACAGACATTAGCAAAGCAAACTGCAAATCAGAGTGAAAGGCCGCCTCCTCCTAAAGCAAAGAGCAAAACTGCTCCATTGAAACAG CTTAGTGTAACAGGACCATTAACTGCACCTATTACAGAGACAAACCAACATGAAAAATTGGCTCAAGTTGTCACTCCTCTGTACCAG ataccaTATCACAAACAATTAAATGTGAAGGGCCAGGAAATGAGGCAAGCCCTTAAAGTCCTGAAAAGGCGTTTGACTGATGTACGAGCTCCTTTACAACAGACATTTCAGGGACTTCCTTGCCCTTTAGAACCAGTTCGTCCATCG CCAGAAGTGCTAGCATACAGGAACAAGGATGAGTTTGGAATTCATTTTGGTGTTGATGGCAACCCGAAGACAGTTGGCTTTTTTGTTGGCAGACCCACAGATCCCCTGATGACTTGTGTGCCACCAACTTTTTTGATCAATATGAGAGATAGTCATAAGCAAATTGCTGAG AGTTTCCAGAACTTCATCCGCCAGTCAAGCCACGAAGCTTGCCACAGATTTGACACTGGAGGGGTATGGAGGAACTTAGTTGTGAGGTCAACCCAGAGTGGGGAAAAGATGGCCACGGTCATCATCCATCCACAGCAGCTTGGAGAGGATGGCATACAGGAGATAATGGAAGATCTGAGGAAGTACTACTTTGATGGAGAGGGATCTGAGTACGAGCTGGATTCCTTGTATTTACAAGCTTG CCAGCACACCAGATGTACTCGTGAACAAGCTCCTTACAGACTAGTGGGAGGGCAGAGATACATCACAGAAACCTGCCAAGATTTGAAATTTCAAATATCACCTGATTCATTTTTCCAG GTAAACACAAAAGGAGCAGAAACATTATATAACACAGTGAAGGAGATAGCTGAAGTCTCTCCTATAACAACCCTTCTTGATATCTGTTGTGGAACAG GAACTATAAGTCTGGTTATGGCACCACATGTCAGAGGGACCGTGGGTATTGAGGTTGTCACTGGTGCTGTGGATGATGCGAGGAGGAACGCCAAAGAAAACAATGTGGAAAATGCTTCCTTCTTAGCAGGCAGAGCAGAAAAg GTTCTACCTAGGATTATCAGTGAACTTTCTGACTGCACAGATGTGGTTGCCATTGTGAACCCTGCTCGTGCAGGTTTAc ATCCAGATGTCATTAGAGGAATCCGACAGTGTGAAGCCATCAACAAACTAGTATACATTAGTTGCAAACCTGAAGGCTTTGCAATGGAAAACTTTGTCAAACTTGGTTCAACTCGTGGCATTGCAAGTAAAAGGGACAAATCTG